The following are encoded together in the Bradyrhizobium sp. CCGUVB1N3 genome:
- the cobN gene encoding cobaltochelatase subunit CobN produces the protein MHVVFRESRGLEETATPRDIGQDPADLVVLSFSDSDLAAFAAGWRRGRASLPSLRLANLAELRHPLSVDTYIERTLSRARGILVRLIGGESYWAYGLAALQQLAKDRGIALAVLPADGRDDERLDAFSTLPVSTLRRLKVLCDKGGPVAAQAAIAQLALASGLYAGPVVGEIEVPEIGFYEPGHGVVGSLPDPDGRPRALVTFYRSYLTAADMAPVDALIAALRENGFDAYGVFVTSLKAPGVADWLRAQFAQHPPAAIVNATAFSALGDDGTTPFDAASCPVFQVALSTARRESWAESLRGLSSGDLAMHVVLPEVDGRVFAGVVSFKSAAECDSDLQFAHLAHRPDDERVAAVVARVAAWQRLAEKPASEKRLAIVLSNYPGRPHQIAHAVGLDALASVETLISDLDDAGFDIAPACALGDVLLKQELTWSVADYRAALSRLPRALQDDLARAWGVPEDDPSCRGGEFHFAAIRSGKAIIAVQPERGEVRHRDADYHDLSRTPRHAYVAFYLWLRQQGIDAVVHMGAHGTLEWLPGKSVALSPLCWPEALIGDLPVIYPFIVNDPGEAAQAKRRTGAVTIGHLPPPLAKSLVPEGLRRLEQLLDEYSTADGLDPARRQRLIADIRDEARAAGLDADLGLAASAAPAEAIPRIDRFVCDLKESQFGDGLHVFGRGTCGEGERDALIAALSGRRVAPGPAGSPYRGRRDVLPTGRNLFAVDPRAVPTPSAHAQGIKLAEELLRRHLQDHGDWPKGLVVDLWGSATMRTAGEEFAMALHLAGLAPCWDHASGRVTGYDIIAPAELGRPRIDVTLRVSGLFRDVFSGLAQLFEAASEALSAREDEGDENPYRMRAARVFGPRPGQYGVGLSSIPDVFTESSREAAGEAWLSASSWALSSDGEIRPDRAGIETRLAAADAFVHVQDLPETDLLLAADYAAHEAGVAAAAAKLGAAAPSLYHLDATRPDQPQARALTEEISRVVRARAANPDWIAGMMRHGFRGAAEITATLEHMAAFAHLAGAVPPHLFDLYYDATLGNDEVRAFMARENPVALAAMETCFIRLHEASLWKTRRNSIAAALKEAS, from the coding sequence ATGCACGTCGTCTTCCGCGAGAGCCGTGGTCTGGAGGAGACCGCGACGCCAAGGGACATCGGCCAGGACCCGGCCGATCTCGTGGTGCTCTCGTTCTCGGATTCCGATCTCGCTGCGTTCGCGGCCGGCTGGCGGCGGGGGCGCGCTAGCCTGCCGTCGCTGCGGCTCGCCAATCTTGCCGAGCTCCGTCATCCGCTGTCGGTCGACACCTATATCGAGCGGACGCTGTCGCGAGCGCGCGGCATTTTGGTGCGCCTGATCGGCGGCGAGTCCTATTGGGCGTATGGGCTTGCGGCCCTCCAGCAACTGGCGAAGGATCGCGGCATCGCGCTTGCCGTGTTGCCGGCGGATGGCCGCGACGATGAGCGGCTGGATGCGTTCTCGACCTTGCCGGTCTCGACGCTCAGAAGGCTGAAAGTGCTCTGCGACAAGGGCGGACCGGTCGCCGCACAAGCCGCGATCGCGCAGCTTGCGCTGGCCTCGGGTCTCTATGCCGGGCCGGTGGTTGGTGAAATCGAGGTCCCCGAGATCGGTTTCTACGAGCCGGGGCACGGTGTTGTCGGGTCGCTGCCCGATCCCGACGGAAGACCTCGCGCGCTCGTTACCTTCTATCGCTCTTATCTCACGGCTGCGGACATGGCGCCGGTCGATGCGCTGATCGCAGCACTGCGGGAGAACGGATTTGATGCCTATGGCGTGTTCGTCACGTCGCTGAAGGCGCCGGGCGTCGCCGATTGGCTGCGCGCGCAGTTTGCGCAGCATCCGCCCGCGGCTATCGTCAATGCGACCGCGTTCTCCGCGCTTGGCGATGACGGCACGACGCCGTTCGATGCCGCATCGTGCCCGGTCTTCCAGGTCGCGCTCTCCACGGCACGCCGCGAGAGTTGGGCCGAATCGTTGCGCGGACTCTCGTCGGGCGATCTCGCGATGCACGTCGTGTTGCCGGAGGTCGACGGCCGGGTGTTTGCAGGCGTGGTGAGCTTCAAGTCGGCCGCCGAGTGCGATAGCGATCTGCAGTTCGCGCACCTCGCGCATCGGCCCGATGACGAGCGTGTTGCGGCCGTCGTTGCGCGCGTGGCGGCCTGGCAGCGGCTCGCGGAGAAGCCGGCAAGTGAGAAGCGGCTGGCGATCGTGCTCTCCAACTATCCCGGTCGACCGCACCAGATCGCACATGCGGTCGGGCTCGATGCGCTTGCCTCGGTGGAAACACTGATCTCCGATCTCGACGATGCTGGCTTCGATATCGCGCCAGCGTGCGCGCTCGGCGACGTCTTGCTCAAGCAGGAATTGACATGGAGCGTCGCCGATTATCGCGCGGCGCTCTCTCGGCTGCCGCGGGCGCTCCAGGATGATCTGGCGCGCGCCTGGGGGGTGCCGGAGGACGATCCAAGCTGCCGCGGCGGCGAATTTCATTTCGCGGCGATCAGAAGCGGCAAGGCGATCATCGCGGTGCAGCCGGAGCGCGGTGAGGTCCGTCACCGTGACGCCGACTATCACGATCTCTCGCGCACGCCGCGGCATGCCTATGTCGCGTTCTATCTCTGGCTCCGGCAGCAGGGCATCGATGCCGTCGTGCATATGGGCGCGCATGGCACGCTGGAATGGCTGCCGGGGAAATCCGTGGCGCTGTCGCCGCTCTGCTGGCCCGAGGCGCTGATCGGCGATCTGCCTGTCATCTATCCCTTCATCGTCAACGATCCCGGCGAGGCGGCGCAGGCCAAGCGACGCACCGGTGCGGTGACGATTGGCCATCTGCCACCACCGCTGGCGAAGTCCTTAGTGCCGGAGGGCTTGCGCCGGCTCGAGCAACTGCTCGACGAATATTCGACCGCCGACGGCCTTGATCCCGCGCGCCGGCAGCGCCTGATCGCCGATATCCGCGACGAGGCGCGCGCCGCCGGCCTCGACGCCGATCTCGGTCTTGCCGCATCGGCTGCGCCCGCGGAGGCGATTCCACGCATCGATCGCTTCGTCTGCGATCTCAAGGAAAGCCAGTTCGGCGATGGCCTGCATGTCTTCGGCCGGGGGACTTGCGGCGAAGGGGAGAGAGACGCACTCATCGCGGCGTTGTCCGGCCGCCGCGTCGCGCCCGGGCCCGCTGGCTCGCCGTATCGCGGGCGGCGGGACGTGCTGCCGACAGGGCGCAATTTGTTTGCCGTCGATCCCCGCGCCGTGCCGACGCCGTCGGCGCATGCGCAAGGCATCAAGCTCGCCGAGGAACTCTTGCGCCGCCACTTGCAGGATCATGGCGACTGGCCGAAAGGGCTCGTCGTCGATCTCTGGGGGTCCGCGACCATGCGCACTGCCGGCGAGGAGTTCGCGATGGCGCTGCATCTTGCCGGCCTCGCGCCGTGCTGGGATCACGCATCAGGGCGCGTGACCGGCTACGACATCATCGCGCCGGCCGAGCTCGGCCGTCCCCGCATCGACGTCACGCTGCGCGTGTCCGGCCTGTTCCGCGACGTCTTCTCGGGCCTCGCGCAATTGTTCGAGGCAGCCAGCGAGGCACTCTCGGCGCGCGAGGACGAGGGCGACGAAAATCCCTATCGCATGCGCGCCGCGCGCGTGTTCGGGCCGCGTCCCGGGCAATATGGCGTCGGCCTGTCCTCGATACCGGATGTCTTCACGGAGAGCTCGCGAGAGGCGGCCGGCGAGGCCTGGCTGTCGGCATCATCCTGGGCGTTGTCATCAGATGGCGAGATCCGGCCCGATCGCGCCGGCATCGAAACGCGGCTCGCCGCCGCCGACGCCTTTGTCCATGTGCAGGACCTCCCCGAGACAGACCTGCTGCTCGCCGCCGACTATGCCGCGCATGAAGCAGGCGTTGCGGCTGCGGCGGCAAAGTTAGGTGCGGCCGCGCCGTCGCTCTATCACCTCGACGCGACGCGCCCCGACCAGCCACAGGCACGCGCGCTGACGGAAGAGATTTCGCGCGTCGTCCGCGCCCGCGCCGCGAACCCGGATTGGATCGCCGGCATGATGCGTCACGGTTTTCGCGGCGCGGCCGAGATCACCGCGACGCTGGAGCACATGGCCGCATTCGCGCATCTCGCCGGTGCCGTGCCGCCGCATCTGTTCGATCTCTATTATGACGCGACCCTCGGCAATGACGAGGTTCGCGCATTCATGGCGCGGGAGAATCCGGTCGCCTTGGCCGCGATGGAAACCTGCTTCATCCGGCTGCATGAAGCCTCGCTCTGGAAGACGCGCCGCAATTCGATTGCGGCGGCGCTGAAGGAGGCCTCATGA
- the cobW gene encoding cobalamin biosynthesis protein CobW, which produces MNTLAKVPVTVVTGFLGSGKTTLIQHLISNANGKKLAVLVNEFGSEGVDGEILKSCADANCPEENIVELANGCICCTVADDFIPAMEQLLARRVRPDHILIETSGLALPKPLLKAFDWPEIRSRITVDGVIALADAEAVAAGRFAPDPDAVEAQRAADENLDHETPLSEVFEDQIACADIVLLTKADLAGAAGLEAAKAAIAAEMPRPVPMLPVVDGAVDLRVILGLEAAAEDDLAARPSHHDGEDEHEHNDFNSVVIDLPEVVDVEALIASVQRLAREQNVLRAKGYIAVKGKPMRLLLQSVGERVRHQFDQPWGVRPRQSKLVVIGEHGDIDEAAIKAGLGISGLGI; this is translated from the coding sequence ATGAATACGCTCGCAAAAGTCCCGGTCACGGTCGTCACGGGCTTTCTGGGATCAGGCAAGACGACGCTGATCCAGCACCTGATCAGCAATGCCAACGGCAAGAAGCTCGCGGTGCTCGTCAACGAGTTCGGCAGCGAAGGCGTCGACGGCGAGATCCTGAAATCCTGTGCGGACGCCAATTGTCCGGAAGAAAACATCGTCGAGCTCGCCAATGGATGCATCTGCTGCACCGTCGCCGACGATTTCATTCCGGCGATGGAGCAACTGCTCGCGCGCCGGGTGAGGCCAGACCACATCCTGATCGAGACATCGGGGCTGGCGCTGCCGAAGCCGCTGCTGAAAGCGTTCGACTGGCCGGAGATCCGCTCGCGGATCACGGTTGACGGCGTGATCGCGCTGGCTGATGCCGAGGCGGTCGCAGCCGGACGCTTCGCGCCGGATCCGGATGCGGTGGAAGCGCAACGCGCGGCGGATGAGAATCTCGATCACGAGACGCCGCTGTCGGAGGTGTTCGAGGACCAGATCGCCTGCGCCGATATCGTGCTGCTCACCAAGGCTGACCTTGCAGGCGCGGCGGGGCTCGAAGCAGCCAAGGCGGCGATCGCGGCTGAGATGCCGCGTCCCGTGCCGATGCTGCCGGTGGTCGACGGTGCGGTCGATCTGCGCGTGATCCTCGGCCTGGAAGCGGCGGCCGAAGACGATCTCGCCGCGCGCCCCTCGCATCACGACGGTGAGGACGAGCACGAGCACAATGATTTCAACTCCGTCGTGATCGATCTGCCTGAGGTCGTCGACGTCGAGGCGCTGATCGCCTCGGTGCAGCGGCTGGCGCGCGAGCAGAACGTGCTGCGCGCAAAAGGCTATATCGCGGTCAAGGGCAAGCCGATGCGGCTCTTGCTGCAATCGGTCGGCGAGCGCGTGCGGCATCAGTTCGATCAGCCCTGGGGCGTGCGTCCCAGGCAATCCAAGCTGGTCGTGATCGGCGAGCACGGCGATATCGACGAGGCCGCGATCAAGGCAGGACTCGGAATATCAGGGCTTGGTATCTGA
- a CDS encoding DUF1636 domain-containing protein: protein MAVTLHVCITCRAGQTLGEGETTPGARLHAAILDAGVPDDVNLVPVECLSACSQGCSVALSAPGRWSYVYGRLSEANANDVIAGASAYAAAPDGIVPWRSRPEIFRKQSLARIPPIAVVPEAAE, encoded by the coding sequence ATGGCCGTCACACTTCACGTTTGCATCACTTGCCGCGCTGGCCAGACGCTGGGCGAAGGCGAAACCACGCCCGGCGCGCGGCTGCATGCCGCGATCCTCGACGCCGGCGTGCCTGACGATGTCAATTTGGTTCCCGTCGAATGCCTGTCGGCCTGCAGCCAGGGCTGCTCGGTCGCGCTCAGCGCGCCCGGTCGATGGTCCTATGTCTACGGGCGCCTGTCGGAAGCCAACGCGAACGACGTGATCGCAGGCGCTTCGGCTTACGCGGCGGCGCCCGACGGCATCGTGCCCTGGCGCAGCCGTCCCGAAATCTTCCGCAAGCAATCGCTTGCCCGCATTCCCCCCATCGCCGTCGTGCCGGAGGCCGCCGAATGA
- the cobO gene encoding cob(I)yrinic acid a,c-diamide adenosyltransferase, which translates to MTPEPDTPAVQDTDARHATKMAKKKVARDKIMATKSGEKGLIIVHTGAGKGKSSSAFGMIVRCVAHGFPCAVVQFIKGAWDTGERRLLTGHFGDLCQFHAMGEGFTWETQDRTRDIAAAKAGWVKAKELISDERLRMVVLDEINIALRYDYLDIAEVVDFLKTQKPPLTHVVLTGRNAKDELIEIADLVTEMTLVKHPFRSGIKAQAGVEF; encoded by the coding sequence ATGACGCCTGAACCGGATACCCCAGCGGTGCAAGACACCGACGCCCGGCATGCCACGAAAATGGCGAAGAAGAAGGTTGCCCGCGACAAGATCATGGCGACCAAGAGCGGCGAGAAGGGGCTGATCATCGTCCATACCGGCGCGGGCAAGGGCAAATCCTCCTCCGCCTTCGGCATGATCGTTCGCTGTGTCGCGCATGGCTTCCCTTGCGCGGTGGTCCAGTTCATCAAGGGCGCGTGGGATACCGGCGAGCGGCGGCTGCTCACCGGGCATTTTGGCGATCTCTGCCAGTTCCACGCCATGGGCGAAGGCTTTACCTGGGAGACGCAGGACCGTACCCGCGACATCGCCGCGGCGAAGGCCGGCTGGGTGAAGGCCAAGGAGCTGATATCGGACGAACGCCTGCGCATGGTCGTGCTCGACGAAATCAACATCGCGCTGCGCTACGATTATCTCGACATCGCCGAGGTCGTCGACTTCCTGAAGACGCAGAAGCCGCCGCTGACGCATGTCGTCCTCACCGGGCGCAACGCCAAGGACGAGCTGATCGAGATCGCCGATCTCGTCACCGAGATGACGCTGGTGAAACATCCGTTCCGCTCCGGCATCAAGGCGCAAGCCGGCGTCGAGTTCTGA
- a CDS encoding cobyric acid synthase, whose translation MARALMIQGAGSDVGKSLIVAGLARAAKRRGLRVLPFKPQNMSNNAAVTVDGGEIGRAQALQALAAGVEPHTDMNPVLLKPETDVGAQVIVQGKRIATARARDYAAMKPSLMGAVLESFERLKARADLVLVEGAGSPAEVNLRKADIANMGFARKADVPVVLVGDIDRGGVIAQLVGIKTVIDPDDAAMIQGFVINKFRGDPTLFDDGYRLIQDKTSWRGFGVLPWFARAGELPAEDALGLGDARKPGRCKIAFLALSRIANFDDLDPLKLEPNVDLVMVRPGEAIPGDVQLVIIPGSKSTRGDLAYLRAQGWDIDLLAHHRRGGHVLGVCGGYQMLGRSVDDPEGIEGPAGETAGLGLLDVTTVMSPQKTLTRVTARHAGTSEAIDAYEIHIGRTDGPDRARPFAMLDGAPEGAISGDGRVHGSYLHGLFTSDGFRKAFLAQLDIPATDQPYGARVESVLDALADHIETHLDVEGLLALAR comes from the coding sequence ATGGCGCGCGCATTGATGATTCAGGGAGCGGGCTCGGACGTGGGCAAATCGCTCATCGTCGCGGGCCTTGCGCGCGCCGCAAAGCGCCGCGGCCTGCGCGTGCTCCCCTTCAAGCCGCAGAACATGTCGAACAACGCGGCCGTCACCGTCGATGGCGGCGAGATCGGCCGCGCCCAAGCCTTGCAGGCGCTCGCCGCCGGCGTCGAGCCGCACACCGACATGAATCCGGTGCTGCTGAAACCCGAGACCGATGTCGGCGCGCAGGTCATTGTGCAGGGCAAGCGCATCGCCACCGCGCGCGCCCGCGACTACGCGGCAATGAAACCTTCGCTGATGGGCGCGGTGCTCGAGAGTTTTGAGCGGCTGAAGGCGCGCGCCGACCTCGTTCTGGTCGAAGGCGCCGGCAGCCCGGCGGAAGTCAATTTGCGCAAGGCCGACATCGCCAATATGGGTTTTGCCCGCAAGGCCGATGTTCCCGTCGTGCTGGTCGGCGACATCGACCGCGGCGGCGTCATCGCGCAGCTCGTCGGCATCAAGACCGTGATCGACCCTGATGATGCCGCGATGATCCAGGGGTTCGTCATCAACAAGTTCCGCGGCGATCCCACGCTGTTCGATGATGGCTACCGGCTGATCCAGGACAAGACATCCTGGCGCGGCTTTGGCGTGCTGCCCTGGTTCGCGCGCGCCGGCGAATTGCCGGCCGAGGATGCACTGGGACTGGGCGACGCGCGAAAGCCGGGCCGATGCAAGATCGCGTTTCTGGCGCTCTCGCGGATCGCCAATTTCGACGATCTCGACCCGCTCAAGCTCGAGCCAAACGTTGACCTCGTGATGGTCCGCCCGGGCGAGGCGATCCCCGGCGATGTCCAGCTCGTCATCATCCCCGGTTCGAAATCGACGCGCGGCGACCTCGCCTACTTGCGTGCGCAGGGCTGGGACATCGATCTCCTCGCGCATCACCGTCGCGGCGGTCACGTGCTGGGTGTCTGCGGCGGCTACCAGATGCTCGGCCGCAGCGTGGACGATCCCGAGGGCATCGAGGGCCCGGCCGGAGAGACAGCCGGCCTCGGCCTTCTCGATGTGACGACGGTGATGTCGCCGCAAAAAACGCTCACCCGCGTCACGGCGCGCCACGCCGGGACTAGCGAAGCAATCGACGCCTACGAAATTCACATCGGCCGCACCGATGGGCCGGATCGCGCGCGTCCCTTCGCGATGCTCGACGGCGCGCCGGAAGGCGCGATCTCCGGCGATGGACGCGTGCACGGCAGCTATCTGCACGGCCTGTTCACGTCGGACGGATTCCGCAAGGCCTTCCTCGCGCAGCTCGACATTCCCGCGACAGACCAGCCGTACGGCGCCAGGGTCGAGAGCGTGCTCGACGCACTCGCCGATCACATCGAGACCCATCTCGACGTCGAAGGTCTGCTCGCGCTGGCGCGCTGA
- the cobD gene encoding threonine-phosphate decarboxylase CobD — MREHGGNLDAAVQRFGGRLEDWIDLSTGINRQPYPVGEIEQHALRALPSQSEIEALREAARQAYATQAPLLAMAGAQAAIQCLPSLSRKGRARILAPTYNEYGGVLSAAGWDLAQVSSLDALAGADLAVVVNPNNPDGRRHERADLLALLPRVGRLVIDESFVDALPELSLAREAGRGGLLILRSFGKFYGLAGLRLGFVLGAEADIATLSAMAGPWPVSGAAIAVGRRALLDREWARTTTSRLECDCVRLDTAATSRGWRLVGGTPLFRLYDVGDALAAQDRLARSNIWSRVFSAQPGWLRLGLPGDEAEWSRLASALAR; from the coding sequence ATGCGCGAGCATGGTGGCAATCTCGATGCAGCAGTGCAGCGGTTCGGCGGCCGCTTGGAGGACTGGATCGATCTGTCGACCGGCATCAACCGGCAACCCTATCCGGTGGGCGAGATCGAACAGCATGCCCTTCGGGCGCTACCGTCGCAGTCCGAGATTGAAGCGCTGCGCGAGGCCGCGCGGCAGGCCTATGCAACGCAAGCGCCGCTGCTCGCCATGGCCGGCGCGCAGGCGGCGATCCAGTGTCTGCCGAGTCTGTCGCGCAAGGGCCGGGCGCGCATTCTCGCGCCGACCTACAACGAATATGGCGGGGTGTTGTCCGCCGCAGGCTGGGACCTTGCCCAGGTCTCCAGTCTCGACGCGCTCGCGGGCGCCGATCTTGCCGTCGTCGTCAATCCCAACAATCCCGACGGCCGGCGCCACGAGCGAGCTGACCTCCTCGCACTGCTGCCGCGCGTTGGCCGCCTCGTGATCGACGAAAGCTTCGTCGATGCGCTGCCTGAGCTGTCGCTCGCGCGAGAGGCGGGGCGGGGCGGTCTTCTGATCCTGCGCTCGTTCGGCAAGTTCTATGGGCTGGCCGGCTTGCGGCTCGGCTTCGTGCTCGGCGCGGAAGCGGACATTGCGACGCTCTCGGCGATGGCAGGGCCGTGGCCGGTTTCGGGTGCTGCAATCGCCGTTGGCCGGCGCGCGCTGCTCGATCGCGAATGGGCCAGGACGACGACATCGCGGCTCGAATGCGACTGCGTACGACTCGATACGGCGGCGACATCGCGGGGCTGGCGGCTGGTCGGCGGCACGCCGCTGTTCCGGCTCTACGATGTCGGTGATGCGCTTGCTGCACAGGACAGGCTCGCGCGCAGTAATATCTGGTCGCGCGTCTTCAGCGCGCAGCCGGGCTGGCTGCGCCTGGGTTTGCCGGGCGATGAGGCGGAATGGTCGCGCCTTGCATCGGCGCTGGCGCGCTGA
- the cbiB gene encoding adenosylcobinamide-phosphate synthase CbiB: MGFAGAMAVAMTVDAIWGWPGAMFARIGHPVTWIGRLIALLDCNWNRTVDAPETRRRAGVAAALLVIVLCAGIGWVVQSWLVPGWSRAVLLGILAWPLVALRSLHDHVAAVAQPLQSGDLNAARMAVAQIVGRDPASLDEAGISRAALESLAENASDGIVAPVFWGALLGLPGIFGYKAINTLDSMIGHRSERHLWFGWAAARIDDVANFIPARLTGLLFALVTTRPSVALSGMLRDANRHRSPNAGWPEAAMAGALGVRLSGPRSYHGAVTDEPWLNGGARDPLAADIRQGLRLYIRAMLLLGGLLAALALV, from the coding sequence GTGGGCTTTGCCGGCGCGATGGCGGTAGCGATGACGGTGGACGCCATCTGGGGGTGGCCCGGCGCCATGTTCGCGCGCATCGGCCATCCCGTGACCTGGATCGGCAGGCTGATTGCTCTGCTCGATTGCAACTGGAACAGGACCGTTGATGCACCCGAAACGCGGCGCAGGGCCGGCGTTGCCGCCGCGCTCCTGGTGATCGTGCTGTGTGCCGGCATCGGCTGGGTCGTGCAGAGCTGGCTCGTTCCCGGATGGAGCCGCGCTGTCCTGCTTGGGATTCTTGCCTGGCCGTTGGTCGCGCTGCGTTCGCTCCATGATCACGTCGCCGCCGTCGCACAACCCCTGCAGTCGGGCGACTTGAATGCGGCGCGGATGGCAGTGGCACAGATTGTCGGCCGCGATCCCGCGTCGCTCGACGAGGCCGGGATTTCGCGCGCGGCGCTCGAGAGCCTCGCGGAGAATGCGTCCGACGGCATCGTGGCGCCGGTGTTTTGGGGCGCGCTGCTCGGCCTGCCCGGTATCTTCGGCTACAAGGCGATCAATACGCTGGATTCCATGATCGGCCATCGCTCCGAACGTCATCTCTGGTTCGGCTGGGCGGCCGCGCGCATCGACGACGTTGCCAACTTCATCCCGGCGCGGCTGACGGGCCTGTTGTTCGCGCTGGTGACAACGCGTCCCTCAGTGGCCCTGTCCGGCATGTTGCGGGATGCAAATCGCCATCGCTCTCCCAATGCCGGCTGGCCGGAAGCGGCAATGGCCGGTGCGCTCGGCGTGCGCCTGAGCGGGCCACGCAGCTATCATGGTGCCGTGACCGACGAGCCCTGGCTGAACGGGGGCGCGCGCGATCCGCTCGCCGCTGATATCCGCCAGGGATTGCGGCTCTATATTCGCGCGATGCTGCTGCTCGGCGGCTTGCTCGCAGCATTGGCGTTGGTCTAG
- the cobU gene encoding bifunctional adenosylcobinamide kinase/adenosylcobinamide-phosphate guanylyltransferase: MAVVLITGGARSGKSRRAEARARSFPGRPVYIATAEALDAEMAERIARHRARRGDDWIERETPLDLVAALDASDGGGARLVDCLTLWLSNLLHAGRDWSNESALLAAALRRQQSPVILVTNEVGLGIVPDNALARSFRDAAGLLNQAIAEVADEVEFVVSGLPMKVK, encoded by the coding sequence ATGGCGGTTGTCCTGATCACGGGAGGAGCGAGGTCCGGGAAAAGCCGGCGCGCCGAGGCGCGCGCCCGCAGCTTTCCCGGCCGGCCCGTCTACATCGCGACCGCGGAGGCGCTCGATGCGGAAATGGCGGAGCGGATCGCGCGCCACCGCGCCCGCCGCGGCGACGACTGGATCGAGCGCGAGACGCCGCTCGATCTCGTGGCCGCGCTCGATGCGAGCGACGGCGGCGGCGCACGGCTCGTCGACTGCCTGACGCTGTGGCTCTCCAACCTGCTCCATGCCGGACGCGACTGGTCGAACGAGTCGGCGCTGCTCGCTGCCGCACTTCGCAGGCAACAGAGCCCGGTAATCCTCGTGACCAACGAGGTCGGCCTCGGCATCGTGCCGGACAATGCGCTGGCGCGCAGTTTTCGCGATGCCGCTGGTCTGCTGAACCAGGCCATTGCCGAAGTCGCCGACGAGGTCGAGTTCGTGGTTTCGGGCCTGCCGATGAAGGTCAAGTGA
- the cobS gene encoding adenosylcobinamide-GDP ribazoletransferase has translation MANRTQLTAIVTDLRIGLSLATILPLGPSTPVGDGDIARAGWTLPLAGLLIGLLGAAVYAIAHVLGVTPGPAAMLALASTIIITGALHEDGLADAADGLGGSTRARKLEIMRDSHIGSFGVCALIVSLTLRWSALAAIAAPRSALIALLLAHVAARAGLPLFMALVPPARSDGLSAGAGRPAGPNAAIALGLGAIVLVIGFGPGKAILAVIFLAFLGLLIAWLAIRQLGGQTGDILGAYEQVAETAILLMAASLFHAAA, from the coding sequence ATGGCCAACCGTACACAGCTTACGGCCATCGTCACGGATCTGCGGATCGGCCTGTCGCTGGCCACGATACTTCCGCTCGGCCCGTCGACGCCGGTCGGCGACGGCGACATTGCGCGCGCGGGCTGGACACTGCCGCTCGCGGGATTGCTGATCGGTCTTCTCGGTGCCGCCGTGTACGCGATCGCACATGTGCTCGGCGTGACGCCCGGTCCCGCCGCGATGCTGGCGCTTGCGAGCACGATCATCATCACCGGCGCGCTGCACGAGGACGGCCTCGCCGACGCCGCCGACGGTCTCGGTGGTAGCACGCGCGCGCGAAAACTCGAGATCATGCGTGACAGCCACATCGGCAGTTTTGGCGTGTGCGCGCTCATTGTCTCGCTGACACTGCGCTGGAGCGCGCTTGCCGCCATCGCCGCGCCGCGCTCGGCCCTGATCGCGCTTCTGCTTGCGCATGTCGCCGCGCGCGCGGGCCTGCCGCTGTTCATGGCGCTGGTGCCGCCGGCGCGGTCGGATGGATTATCCGCCGGCGCCGGCCGGCCGGCCGGGCCGAACGCCGCCATTGCGCTCGGCCTTGGTGCCATCGTGCTCGTGATCGGCTTTGGGCCGGGCAAGGCGATCCTGGCCGTGATCTTCCTCGCCTTTCTCGGCCTGCTGATCGCCTGGCTCGCTATCAGGCAACTCGGCGGACAGACCGGTGATATACTCGGTGCTTACGAGCAGGTCGCCGAGACCGCCATCCTGCTGATGGCCGCCTCGCTGTTTCACGCGGCCGCCTGA
- the bluB gene encoding 5,6-dimethylbenzimidazole synthase: MVSFDDDFRRQLRELFVWRRDVRRFRRDPLPEGTLERLIDIACLSPSVGLSQPWRFVIVEDPARRRGIIDDFKLCNADALKAYSGERAARYATLKLAGLEEAPGHLAVFVERACETGHGLGRATMPETLDYSVVAAIVSAWLAARADGIGIGWVSILNPLRMREILDVPETWKFIGYLCVGYPEAEFDRPELERADWEHRRTPADVTIRR, from the coding sequence ATGGTCTCATTCGACGACGATTTCCGCCGGCAATTGCGCGAGCTCTTCGTCTGGCGGCGCGACGTGCGGCGCTTCCGCAGAGATCCGCTGCCCGAGGGCACGCTGGAGCGGCTGATCGACATCGCATGCCTGTCGCCATCGGTCGGGCTCAGCCAACCCTGGCGTTTCGTGATTGTCGAAGATCCAGCGCGGCGTCGCGGGATCATCGACGACTTCAAGCTCTGCAATGCCGATGCGCTCAAAGCCTATTCCGGCGAGCGTGCCGCGCGCTATGCCACGCTCAAGCTCGCCGGCCTCGAAGAGGCGCCCGGGCATCTGGCGGTATTCGTGGAAAGAGCCTGCGAGACCGGACACGGCCTCGGGCGCGCGACGATGCCGGAGACGCTCGACTATTCGGTCGTCGCGGCGATCGTCTCGGCCTGGCTCGCCGCGCGTGCGGACGGCATCGGGATCGGCTGGGTTTCGATCCTCAATCCGCTCCGCATGCGCGAGATTCTCGACGTGCCGGAGACCTGGAAATTCATCGGCTATCTCTGCGTCGGCTATCCCGAGGCCGAGTTCGATCGGCCCGAACTGGAGCGCGCCGATTGGGAACACCGGCGGACCCCGGCGGACGTCACGATCCGGCGCTGA